One segment of Clavelina lepadiformis chromosome 2, kaClaLepa1.1, whole genome shotgun sequence DNA contains the following:
- the LOC143447361 gene encoding baculoviral IAP repeat-containing protein 8-like translates to MFQTATFRNSSCSTPPPSVVASTIANSHRNLAINLENMNLFPCLNPVNPHMKSEKSRLQTFLDHSSSWPTHRIRTTPRQIANAGMYYLGVRDRVKCWYCNGGLQNWERDDDPWQEHAKWFPLCEFVLQQKGPDYVHGIAFRFPNLRRPTIRNPANPNQLRNIQSGQILRNGHRNGGPEIIDPREEIRSLERKVDGEMSSSELVEQAKLMGFDERTIKTALKRKYETTGYGFSRLENLVESILAMEEESASNRSEEEGLATKKATPSIASGLQEIRRLQEERTCKVCGNEQASVVLIPCGHIACCIGCAENASTCPICRLRVREKVRSFIV, encoded by the exons ATGTTTCAAACAGCTACATTTAGAAATTCTTCGTGCTCCACCCCTCCACCTAGTGTGGTTGCGTCCACCATCGCGAATTCACATAGAAATCTTGCAATTAATTTGGAGAACATGAACTTGTTTCCATGTTTGAATCCGGTAAATCCTCACATGAAGAGCGAGAAATCTCGTCTCCAAACTTTCCTTGATCACTCGTCATCGTGGCCTACTCATAGGATTCGCACAACTCCCAGACAAATTGCAAACGCAGGAATGTATTACTTGG GTGTAAGAGATCGTGTAAAATGTTGGTATTGCAACGGAGGATTACAAAATTGGGAGAGAGATGACGATCCATGGCAAGAGCACGCCAAGTGGTTTCCATT GTGCGAGTTTGTTCTTCAACAAAAAGGTCCAGATTATGTTCATGGGATCGCCTTTCGATTCCCCAATCTAAGAAGACCGACAATTCGGAATCCAGCAAATCCAAATCAACTCAGGAATATTCAATCAGGACAAAT tttaCGAAACGGACATCGAAATGGTGGCCCTGAAATCATCGATCCCAGGGAAGAGATAAGATCTCTAGAGAGGAAAGTTGACGGAGAGATGTCTTCGTCTGAACTGGTGGAGCAAGCAAAACTAATGGGATTCGATGAAAGAACGATAAAAACTGCTTTGAAAAG GAAATATGAAACCACTGGTTATGGATTTTCTAGGCTTGAAAATCTCGTTGAGTCTATTCTTGCGATGGAGGAAGAATCTGCTTCCAATAGATCTGAAGAAGAAGGATTGGCAACAAAGAAAGCAACTCCTTCAATAGCATCTGGACTTCAAGAGATTCGTCGTTTACAGGAGGAAAGAACGTGTAAAGTTTGTGGCAACGAACAAGCGAGTGTTGTTCTTATTCCATGCGGACATATTGCTTGTTGTATTGGTTGCGCTGAAAACGCATCGACTTGTCCCATTTGTCGTTTGCGAGTTCGAGAAAAAGTCCgatcttttattgtttaa
- the LOC143447033 gene encoding uncharacterized protein LOC143447033, with protein sequence MNFVMCREEISCDDLINIQRKIGKCERCHSELGFKDEENYSQNEKSHECERDEISCDDLIEIQRKIGNCKRCHSELGFMDEENYSQNENTHECKSIKKIKLQQKHIRRNRKRCKFCVRTFTNLRDLKKHMRRSHRPRVVPRPQIPRPRTIVVDGDTIPEDIPEDYRDIFQSNWRAIRTHFHIGNAVQERYTFRIPDQSMIDQGLESLWPYFRENIFQRQRQAFKIRVAFGFILRHEGNEDDSPVLYRYFHPDNHSNYLYLGPETIRDRTEFDQFLVDIQRKNIRQWSDRLKSESAWVVESVYVPYTSGDTDRFETTYVSYDVWHYINKSSEVSRKKEWM encoded by the exons ATGAACTTTGTGATGTGTAGGGAAGAAATTTCGTGTGATGATCTTATCAacatacaaagaaaaattggAAAATGCGAGCGATGCCATTCTGAATTAGGTTTTAAGGATGAGGAAAACTACTCACAAAACGAGAAATCACATGAATGTGAAAG GGATGAAATTTCGTGTGATGATCTTATCGAgatacaaagaaaaattggAAATTGCAAGCGATGTCATTCTGAATTAGGTTTTATGGACGAAGAAAACTACTCTCAAAACGAGAACACACATGAATGTAAAAG TATCAAGAAGAttaaacttcaacaaaaacacattAGAAGGAATAGGAAACgctgtaaattttgtgtgcgGACATTTACAAA ttTAAGAGATTTGAAAAAACATATGAGACGCTCACACCGACCGCGTGTAGTACCAAGACCCCAGATTCCGCGTCCTAGAACGATTGTGGTGGATGGCGATACAATCCCAGAGGATATTCCTGAAGATTacag ggATATCTTTCAAAGCAATTGGCGAGCAATACGAACCCATTTTCATATCGGTAATGCGGTTCAAGAGCGTTACACGTTTCGTATCCCTGACCAAAGCATGATCGATCAAGGTCTCGAATCATTATGGCCATACTTtcgtgaaaatattttccagaGACAACGACAGGCGTTCAAAATCCGTGTCGCATTTGGATTTATTTTACGACATGAAGGAAATGAAGACGACTCGCCAGTACTATATCGTTACTTTCATCCGGACAATCACTCcaattatttgtatttagGCCCTGAAACTATCCGCGATCGAACCGAATTCGATCAATTCCTTGTCGATATTCAACGGAAGAATATCAGACAATGGTCGGATAGATTAAAATCCGAAAGCGCTTGGGTCGTGGAATCT gtCTATGTTCCCTATACCTCGGGAGACACGGACCGTTTCGAGACAACTTATGTTTCTTACGATGTGTGGCATTACATCAACAAAAGCTCCGAGGTATCACGAAAAAAAGAATGGATGTAA